The Desulfuromonas versatilis genome has a segment encoding these proteins:
- the flgL gene encoding flagellar hook-associated protein FlgL gives MRSVESATYRSLLHNINGTGERLADLRLQAATGKRLNSASDDPVAIRPVLGARSQIQTSERFIRSADTALDKLSSFDTHLESVENILVRAKEITVAAGNGSLNANDRATMADQVASLKEELLGVANAQVAGRYLFGGFADTSAPFAANPAYDPVLDPRPVLYSGDQGVKQLEIGPGEQAPVNVPGSTLFLGDADGDGAVDAGGTDIFAVLTRVEEALRANDPAAVNAEMDNLEAGAEQARRYRGQMGNTAVRVENARSLMEETQLDMQEILSRLEDADLIETISDMTRQEQALEAALNVTSRVSKISILDYL, from the coding sequence ATGAGATCGGTCGAATCAGCCACTTATCGCAGTCTGCTGCACAACATCAACGGCACCGGCGAGCGGCTTGCCGACCTGCGGCTGCAGGCCGCCACCGGCAAGCGCCTGAACAGCGCCTCGGACGACCCGGTGGCGATCCGCCCGGTGCTGGGTGCTCGCTCCCAGATCCAGACCTCCGAGCGCTTCATCCGCAGCGCCGATACCGCCCTGGACAAGCTGAGTTCCTTCGACACCCACCTGGAGAGCGTCGAGAACATTTTGGTGCGGGCCAAGGAGATCACCGTGGCCGCCGGCAACGGATCGCTCAACGCCAACGACCGCGCCACCATGGCCGACCAGGTCGCCAGCCTCAAAGAGGAGCTGCTCGGGGTGGCCAACGCCCAGGTCGCCGGCCGCTACCTGTTCGGCGGCTTCGCCGACACCAGCGCCCCCTTTGCCGCCAATCCCGCCTACGACCCGGTGCTCGACCCCAGGCCGGTGCTCTACAGCGGCGACCAGGGGGTGAAGCAGCTGGAGATCGGCCCCGGCGAGCAGGCCCCGGTCAACGTCCCCGGCAGCACCCTGTTTCTCGGCGACGCCGACGGCGACGGCGCCGTCGATGCCGGCGGCACCGACATCTTCGCCGTGCTCACCCGCGTCGAGGAGGCCCTGCGGGCCAACGACCCCGCCGCGGTCAACGCCGAGATGGACAACCTCGAAGCCGGCGCCGAACAGGCCCGCCGCTACCGCGGGCAGATGGGTAACACCGCAGTGCGCGTCGAGAATGCCCGCAGCCTGATGGAAGAGACCCAGCTGGATATGCAGGAGATCCTCTCCCGTCTGGAAGATGCCGATCTCATCGAAACCATCTCCGACATGACTCGCCAGGAGCAGGCCCTCGAGGCGGCGCTCAACGTCACCTCCAGGGTGTCGAAGATTTCGATCCTGGATTATCTGTAA
- a CDS encoding flagellar protein FlaG, with translation MKIQQATLASSGTGRAPSGGEAVDRERRGLPLQSEPVQDEKKVAPEEVLKKIKGLTEDGAYSVRFEMDKDVDQLVIRLFDHQSGDMIRQIPSEDLLEAIKSLRDFRGLLVNTQS, from the coding sequence ATGAAGATTCAGCAGGCTACACTTGCCAGTTCCGGCACGGGCAGGGCGCCCTCCGGCGGTGAGGCGGTCGATCGGGAGCGCCGGGGGCTGCCGCTGCAAAGCGAACCGGTTCAGGACGAAAAGAAAGTCGCACCCGAAGAAGTCCTGAAGAAGATCAAGGGCCTCACCGAAGACGGCGCTTACAGCGTTCGCTTCGAGATGGACAAGGATGTCGACCAGCTGGTCATCCGCCTGTTCGATCACCAGAGCGGCGACATGATCCGGCAGATTCCCTCCGAGGATCTGCTGGAGGCCATCAAGAGCCTGCGGGATTTCCGCGGGCTGCTGGTCAACACCCAGAGTTAA
- a CDS encoding flagellin has translation MALTINTNIASLNAQRNLSQSQNALGKSMQRLSSGLRINSAKDDSAGLAIANRMTAQIRGLNQASRNANDGISLAQTAEGALQESTNILQRMRELAVQSANDTNTTADRQSLQSEVDQLISELGRIADTTKFNGKALLDGSMTSAVFHVGADAGTSQTISFGINSAKAADLGTTAAAVATGTAATAATVTVNTDLVLTAKDAGAAGNDISIEVVQGASSSVAVSGNAITVTADISGGSLTNSDLAALINADTDASALVSATGGTTADAAVSATNLASGADASADYDPGTATTTMDAVDISSQSGANSAIASIDLALSDIDTIRGGLGAVQNRFESTIANLQNVSENLSAARSRILDADIAEETAAMTKNSILQQAGVAILAQANQAPNIAMSLLQ, from the coding sequence ATGGCACTTACTATCAACACCAACATCGCTTCTCTGAACGCCCAGCGCAACCTCAGCCAGTCCCAGAACGCCCTGGGCAAATCCATGCAGCGCCTCTCCTCGGGCCTGCGCATCAACAGCGCCAAGGACGACTCCGCCGGCCTGGCCATCGCCAACCGCATGACCGCCCAGATCCGCGGCCTCAACCAGGCGTCCCGTAACGCCAACGACGGTATCTCCCTGGCCCAGACCGCTGAAGGCGCCCTCCAGGAGAGCACCAACATCCTGCAGCGCATGCGCGAACTGGCCGTGCAGTCGGCCAACGACACCAACACCACTGCCGACCGCCAGTCCCTGCAGTCGGAAGTAGACCAGCTGATCTCCGAACTGGGCAGAATCGCCGATACCACCAAGTTCAACGGCAAAGCTCTTCTGGACGGCAGCATGACTTCGGCGGTTTTCCACGTCGGAGCCGATGCAGGCACCAGCCAGACCATCAGCTTCGGCATCAACAGCGCCAAGGCGGCTGATCTGGGCACCACCGCAGCTGCTGTGGCTACGGGTACTGCTGCGACTGCTGCAACTGTTACTGTCAACACGGATCTGGTTCTTACCGCAAAGGATGCAGGCGCCGCTGGTAACGATATTTCAATTGAAGTCGTCCAAGGGGCTTCTTCGTCAGTTGCAGTCTCGGGTAATGCAATCACTGTCACTGCCGACATTTCTGGTGGATCGTTAACAAACAGTGACCTTGCGGCTTTGATTAATGCCGATACGGATGCTTCAGCATTGGTAAGTGCCACCGGCGGGACTACTGCAGACGCTGCTGTTAGTGCGACTAACCTGGCTAGTGGTGCCGATGCTAGCGCTGATTATGACCCGGGCACTGCAACCACCACCATGGATGCGGTCGATATTTCGTCCCAGTCCGGTGCCAACTCGGCCATTGCCAGTATCGACCTGGCGCTGAGCGACATCGACACCATCCGCGGCGGTCTCGGTGCAGTCCAGAACCGTTTCGAGTCGACCATTGCCAACTTGCAGAACGTCTCCGAAAACCTCTCTGCAGCTCGCAGCCGGATTCTGGACGCCGACATCGCCGAAGAGACCGCGGCGATGACCAAGAACAGCATCCTGCAGCAGGCCGGCGTCGCCATCCTGGCGCAGGCCAACCAGGCCCCCAACATCGCCATGTCGCTTCTCCAGTAA
- a CDS encoding PilZ domain-containing protein: MFSPETLDRLGDFKIARIVLPTKGDGALPLECVVRVTSPPFLEATFLPNQLPREQLDAAGPCLLACDIGMSVLSVQARIDQVIDGRRLRLKPEQSSAHEDTRRHFRVQAEVQLRYWPTGNDQLEETVTETVNLSGSGIRFHSSRPFLLGQKLKLEITLPGEARHQVSCAGKVVSLSGGPDAPREVALEISEISPAHLGRVLEFCLAEKLREMGGKARFLGSVLSPDPPGPPEEP; the protein is encoded by the coding sequence GTGTTCTCACCAGAAACTCTCGACCGACTGGGGGATTTCAAGATCGCCCGGATCGTCCTGCCGACCAAGGGGGACGGTGCGCTGCCGCTGGAATGCGTGGTTCGCGTCACCTCGCCGCCCTTTCTCGAAGCCACATTCCTGCCCAACCAACTGCCCCGCGAACAGCTTGACGCCGCGGGCCCCTGCCTGCTTGCCTGCGATATCGGCATGAGCGTGCTTTCGGTGCAGGCCCGCATCGACCAGGTGATCGACGGCCGGCGGCTGCGCCTCAAGCCGGAGCAGTCGAGCGCCCACGAAGACACCCGCCGCCACTTCCGGGTGCAGGCCGAGGTGCAGCTGCGCTATTGGCCGACGGGTAACGATCAGCTCGAGGAGACCGTGACCGAGACGGTGAACCTCAGCGGCAGCGGCATCCGTTTCCACTCTTCCCGGCCGTTTCTTCTGGGCCAGAAGCTCAAGCTGGAAATAACCCTGCCCGGGGAGGCCCGGCACCAGGTCAGTTGCGCGGGCAAGGTGGTGAGCCTCAGCGGCGGACCCGACGCTCCCCGGGAAGTGGCCCTGGAAATTTCCGAAATCTCCCCCGCCCACCTGGGTCGCGTGCTGGAATTCTGCCTGGCCGAAAAACTGCGCGAGATGGGCGGCAAGGCCCGCTTCCTGGGCTCGGTGCTGAGTCCGGATCCGCCGGGTCCGCCGGAGGAGCCTTGA
- a CDS encoding PilZ domain-containing protein, which translates to MLFQAVEKFFSNTGSTAERFDAAEKGHLRIAERAPSPDHPHREYFRIDTEVLVRYWPLECPSATSLDRLQKVNLSGSGVRFQVSVPLALKQPVGLEITLPGPEPVVLRCSGRVVRFEEDERGRRQAAVGFTVISPRDRERIIGYCFAEQRRILRQRVRVDG; encoded by the coding sequence ATGCTGTTTCAGGCCGTCGAAAAATTCTTCTCGAACACCGGATCAACCGCTGAACGATTCGATGCGGCAGAAAAAGGCCATCTGCGGATCGCCGAGCGTGCCCCCTCCCCCGATCACCCGCATCGCGAATACTTCCGCATCGACACCGAGGTCCTGGTCCGCTACTGGCCCCTGGAGTGCCCCTCGGCCACCTCGCTGGACCGGCTGCAGAAGGTCAACCTGAGCGGCAGCGGCGTCCGCTTCCAGGTCTCCGTCCCCCTGGCGCTGAAGCAGCCCGTGGGGCTCGAGATCACCCTGCCTGGCCCCGAGCCGGTAGTGCTGCGCTGCAGCGGGCGGGTGGTGCGCTTCGAGGAGGACGAACGCGGCCGGCGCCAGGCGGCGGTCGGCTTTACGGTCATCTCCCCCAGGGATCGCGAACGGATCATCGGCTACTGCTTCGCCGAGCAGCGGCGGATTCTGCGGCAGCGGGTCCGGGTCGACGGTTAG
- the fliS gene encoding flagellar export chaperone FliS, with protein MNAYMNQYQANDVATSSPERLLIMMYDGAIRNVARAELAIEKGERAPKLEAISKAIAIITELSNTLDFEVGGEIAENLDGLYGFMTRELTSANLKNDPEPLKVVTRLLKDLRATWLDAIEAVHKEKAAATRVEERQAANGQRSFAAAY; from the coding sequence ATGAATGCTTACATGAATCAATACCAGGCTAACGATGTGGCCACCTCATCCCCAGAGCGCCTTTTGATCATGATGTACGACGGTGCCATCCGCAACGTCGCCAGGGCTGAGCTGGCCATAGAGAAGGGGGAGCGGGCGCCGAAGCTCGAGGCGATCAGCAAGGCGATCGCCATCATCACCGAGCTCTCCAACACCCTGGATTTCGAAGTCGGCGGCGAGATCGCCGAGAACCTCGACGGGCTCTACGGGTTCATGACCCGTGAGCTGACCAGTGCCAACCTGAAGAACGACCCCGAGCCGCTCAAGGTGGTGACCCGGCTGCTCAAGGACTTGCGGGCGACCTGGCTCGATGCCATCGAGGCGGTGCACAAGGAAAAGGCAGCGGCCACCCGGGTTGAAGAGCGCCAGGCGGCGAACGGGCAGCGGTCGTTCGCAGCCGCCTACTGA
- the flgK gene encoding flagellar hook-associated protein FlgK: MSGLVNALHVGKTSVLTSQKAIEVTGNNIANVNTPGYSRQTPVFSGYPTVNINGFVVGQGVKVENITRQHDVFLAKQINDKNATLGEETAKSTPLAEIERIISINEGGLASQIDAFFDSWQELSADPASTIARDAVIQGGQNLSRAFQSASNDLQRIRTNMDTALEARVEEVNLKLQQVADLNQRIASIESTGQSALSDRDTRDQLLTELSYTLGASYVENQGGMTSVMLPGGMPLVQDGTAMALQGVRVGGDLQLQLKVGSSVFDIGVDNLGGEFKGYLTVRDQLVPSLQGDLDKLAYNIATEVNTQHQAGVGLDGVGGRDFFAAPATESGSAWGLSVALSDPTQLAAGTTAATGDNTNVLEIAALGQKAIVNGTETFVGFYAGIASKVGLEVNQNELTRGGSDDALVQLQNLRDSSEGVSLEEEMINLIKFQKGFEASAKFLSTIDEMMDTLLTIKR, from the coding sequence ATGAGCGGCCTGGTGAATGCACTGCATGTCGGTAAGACCAGCGTTCTGACGTCGCAGAAGGCGATCGAGGTCACCGGCAACAACATCGCCAACGTCAATACGCCGGGCTACTCGCGGCAGACCCCCGTTTTCAGCGGCTACCCGACGGTCAACATCAACGGCTTCGTGGTCGGCCAGGGCGTCAAGGTCGAGAACATCACCCGCCAGCACGACGTCTTTCTGGCCAAGCAGATCAACGACAAGAACGCCACCCTCGGCGAGGAGACCGCCAAGTCGACTCCGCTGGCGGAGATCGAGCGCATCATCAGCATCAACGAGGGGGGGCTCGCCTCCCAGATCGACGCCTTCTTCGACTCCTGGCAGGAGCTGAGCGCCGACCCGGCCAGCACCATCGCCCGCGATGCGGTAATCCAAGGCGGCCAGAACCTCAGCCGCGCCTTTCAATCGGCCAGCAACGACCTGCAGCGCATCCGCACCAACATGGACACCGCCCTCGAGGCGCGGGTCGAGGAGGTCAATCTCAAGCTCCAGCAGGTGGCCGACCTCAACCAGCGCATCGCCTCCATCGAATCCACCGGACAGAGCGCCCTCTCCGACCGCGATACCCGCGACCAGCTGCTCACCGAACTCTCCTACACCCTGGGCGCCTCCTACGTGGAGAACCAGGGGGGGATGACCTCGGTGATGCTCCCCGGCGGCATGCCGCTGGTGCAGGACGGCACCGCCATGGCCCTGCAGGGAGTGCGGGTCGGCGGCGATTTGCAGCTGCAACTCAAGGTCGGCTCGTCGGTCTTCGATATCGGCGTCGACAACCTGGGCGGCGAGTTCAAGGGGTACCTGACGGTGCGCGACCAGCTGGTCCCCTCGCTGCAGGGTGATCTCGACAAGCTGGCTTACAACATCGCCACCGAGGTCAACACCCAGCACCAGGCAGGCGTGGGGCTCGACGGGGTAGGCGGGCGCGACTTCTTCGCGGCGCCGGCCACCGAGTCCGGCTCGGCCTGGGGGCTGTCGGTGGCGCTGAGCGATCCCACTCAATTGGCCGCCGGCACCACCGCGGCTACCGGCGACAACACCAACGTGCTCGAGATCGCCGCCCTGGGCCAGAAGGCCATCGTCAACGGCACCGAGACTTTCGTCGGCTTCTACGCCGGCATCGCCTCCAAGGTGGGCCTCGAGGTCAACCAGAACGAACTGACCCGCGGCGGCAGCGACGACGCCCTGGTGCAGTTGCAGAACCTGCGGGATTCCAGCGAGGGGGTCTCCCTCGAAGAAGAGATGATCAACCTCATCAAGTTTCAGAAAGGGTTCGAGGCCTCGGCCAAGTTTCTCTCCACCATCGACGAGATGATGGACACCCTGCTGACCATCAAGAGGTAA
- a CDS encoding flagellar assembly protein FliW: MKKIQTRFGEVEYSPEQVLHFPQGLIGFEDLRDFIVMPNEKQGPLFWIQSVEDPEVAFVLTDPTNFFLDYRVVPEKAELQKLAMAEGDDCFALSVVTVHPDRQITLNLAAPVLFAPASNRAMQVILEKTHYQTRTPLPTA, from the coding sequence ATGAAGAAGATCCAGACCCGCTTCGGCGAAGTCGAGTACAGCCCCGAGCAGGTGCTGCACTTCCCCCAGGGGCTGATCGGTTTCGAAGACCTGCGCGACTTCATCGTTATGCCCAATGAAAAACAGGGCCCGCTGTTCTGGATCCAGAGCGTCGAGGACCCCGAAGTGGCCTTCGTGCTCACCGATCCGACCAACTTCTTCCTCGACTACCGGGTGGTGCCCGAGAAGGCCGAACTGCAGAAACTGGCCATGGCCGAAGGGGACGACTGTTTCGCGCTCTCGGTGGTCACCGTGCACCCCGACCGCCAGATCACCCTCAACCTGGCCGCTCCGGTGCTCTTCGCCCCGGCCAGCAACCGGGCGATGCAGGTGATCCTGGAGAAGACCCACTACCAGACCCGCACGCCTCTGCCGACGGCCTGA
- a CDS encoding IS3 family transposase (programmed frameshift) translates to MDELEGKRKRRSQRDYTMGFKLQVVAAVEKGDMTYKQAQKIYGIQGRSTVLTWLRKHGKLDWTHSVRLTMSDSPKAKETPAQTIKRLERELEDERLRNLLLNEVVDILDAEHGAGLRKKYLAKGARRLQKQEGLSLSHACRLLGITRQAVYQREKRIRQRRVELAPVRGMVMEVRRFMPRLGGRKLYHLLKPRLDEQGIKLGRDGFFDYLRAHQLLVVPVKRYTKTTQSRHWMKKHPNRLENQEIGRAEQAFVSDITYVETDEGVHYLSLVTDAYSRKIMGYDVSDNMRAESVVKALQRAARQRQTRRSLIHHSDRGLQYCSAIYQDELRRQGMTPSMTDGYDCYQNALAERVNGILKQEFLINRCRNLRDLKRLVGESIDIYNRLRPHLSLGMKTPDEVHRKATSEREVA, encoded by the exons ATGGACGAGTTAGAGGGCAAGCGGAAGAGACGGAGTCAGCGTGATTACACCATGGGCTTTAAATTGCAGGTGGTCGCCGCAGTCGAAAAGGGCGATATGACCTACAAGCAAGCCCAAAAGATTTATGGCATCCAGGGGCGCTCCACAGTGCTAACATGGCTGAGAAAGCACGGCAAGCTGGATTGGACCCACTCTGTGAGGCTGACCATGTCTGATTCTCCCAAAGCCAAAGAGACCCCCGCACAGACCATCAAACGGCTTGAGCGCGAACTTGAGGATGAACGTCTTCGGAATCTGCTTTTGAATGAAGTCGTGGATATTCTCGATGCAGAACATGGGGCCGGACTGCGAAAAAAGTATTTGGCCAAGG GAGCGAGACGCCTTCAAAAACAGGAAGGGCTGAGTTTAAGCCATGCTTGCAGGCTTCTTGGCATTACCCGGCAAGCCGTCTATCAACGAGAAAAGCGCATCCGGCAGCGCAGGGTCGAACTGGCACCGGTCCGGGGCATGGTGATGGAGGTCAGGCGATTCATGCCGAGACTTGGTGGCCGGAAGCTCTACCACCTGCTGAAACCCCGGCTTGATGAACAGGGCATCAAATTGGGGCGTGATGGTTTCTTTGACTATCTGCGAGCCCATCAACTGCTGGTAGTACCGGTCAAACGCTACACAAAAACAACGCAGAGCAGACACTGGATGAAGAAACATCCAAATCGATTGGAGAACCAGGAGATCGGGCGTGCTGAGCAGGCCTTTGTGAGCGACATCACCTATGTTGAAACGGATGAAGGTGTTCACTATCTGTCGTTGGTCACCGATGCGTACAGTCGAAAAATCATGGGATATGACGTCAGTGACAATATGCGCGCTGAGAGTGTCGTCAAGGCGTTACAGCGAGCGGCCAGGCAGCGGCAGACCCGCAGATCGCTGATTCACCATTCCGACCGAGGTCTGCAATATTGTTCAGCGATCTACCAAGACGAGCTCAGACGTCAGGGCATGACGCCATCCATGACCGATGGCTATGACTGTTACCAGAATGCTCTTGCAGAGAGAGTGAACGGCATATTGAAGCAAGAGTTTCTGATCAACAGATGCCGAAACTTGCGGGATCTGAAACGGCTGGTTGGGGAATCCATCGACATTTACAATCGACTTCGGCCCCACCTTAGCTTGGGCATGAAAACACCCGATGAAGTGCATAGGAAAGCCACCTCCGAGAGGGAGGTGGCTTAG
- the fliD gene encoding flagellar filament capping protein FliD yields the protein MGISFGGLATGMDTTSLVSSLMEIERKPIERMTLDMTYQSNRLAALTEFNGKLTSLLSKVEALDSSDELRPMTAKLSTEGFLTAKADTTAVAGNYQIKSHALAQVEKVVSTDALAWADKDAKQFKTGTLSLSVDGVEKAAITIDDSNNSLTGIMQAINAANTGDDPSGVSATIINDGDEYRLVLTGATVNDKNISLDASGLSGGSGTYANPTLGAPVQNALKAHIEVDGIHIYSDTNTFSEAVPGTTLTLSKADGGSESTTLTVGLDEGGLKKKVQDFVSAYNAAISFVTSQSAYGDNSSGVLGSDSGLNMIKRRLQGLLVNPVNGSGSIQTLAELGFETQKDGTVKLNDSKLSKALSENPSSVEKLLAGEKDLDGKETVKGIAGQFRDYLDDITDSVDGFYVGRKNSIDSTIRKLDASIERVEARLEAREKTLIDQFTALEQLVSSLNSQSDYLGQQMDMLSNIWSSKK from the coding sequence ATGGGAATCAGTTTTGGCGGCCTGGCCACCGGGATGGACACCACTTCCCTGGTATCCTCGCTGATGGAGATCGAGCGCAAGCCCATCGAGCGGATGACTCTGGACATGACTTACCAGAGCAACCGTCTTGCCGCGCTCACCGAATTCAACGGCAAATTGACGTCGCTGCTGTCCAAGGTCGAGGCCCTGGACAGCAGCGACGAACTTCGCCCGATGACGGCGAAACTGAGCACCGAGGGATTTCTCACCGCCAAGGCGGACACGACGGCCGTTGCCGGAAACTACCAGATCAAGTCCCACGCCCTGGCCCAGGTCGAGAAGGTGGTCAGCACCGACGCGCTGGCCTGGGCGGACAAGGACGCCAAGCAGTTCAAGACCGGCACCCTGTCCCTGAGCGTCGACGGGGTGGAGAAGGCCGCCATCACCATCGACGACAGCAACAACTCGCTCACCGGCATCATGCAGGCGATCAACGCCGCCAACACCGGCGACGACCCCTCGGGGGTCAGCGCCACCATCATCAACGACGGCGACGAATACCGCCTGGTGCTCACCGGGGCGACGGTCAACGACAAGAACATCTCTCTCGACGCCAGCGGCTTAAGCGGCGGCAGCGGGACCTACGCCAACCCCACCCTGGGAGCCCCGGTGCAGAACGCCCTCAAGGCGCACATCGAGGTGGACGGCATCCACATCTACAGCGACACCAACACTTTCTCCGAGGCGGTGCCCGGCACCACCCTGACCCTCAGCAAGGCCGACGGCGGCAGCGAGTCGACCACCCTGACCGTCGGGCTCGACGAAGGGGGGCTCAAGAAGAAGGTGCAGGATTTCGTCAGCGCCTACAACGCCGCGATCTCCTTCGTCACCAGCCAGTCGGCCTACGGGGACAACTCCTCGGGGGTGCTCGGCAGCGACTCGGGCCTCAACATGATCAAGCGGCGCCTGCAGGGGCTGCTGGTCAACCCGGTCAACGGCAGCGGCAGCATCCAGACCCTGGCCGAACTGGGCTTCGAGACCCAGAAGGATGGCACCGTCAAGCTCAACGACAGCAAACTGAGCAAGGCGCTCAGTGAAAATCCTTCCAGCGTGGAAAAGCTCCTCGCCGGCGAGAAGGACCTGGATGGCAAGGAAACGGTCAAGGGGATCGCCGGCCAGTTCCGGGATTACCTGGATGACATCACCGACAGCGTCGACGGTTTCTACGTCGGCCGCAAGAACAGCATCGACAGTACCATCAGGAAACTTGATGCCAGCATAGAGCGGGTGGAGGCACGGCTCGAGGCGCGCGAGAAGACGCTGATCGACCAGTTCACCGCCCTGGAGCAGCTGGTGAGCAGCCTGAATTCGCAGAGTGACTACCTCGGCCAGCAGATGGACATGCTCAGCAATATATGGAGTAGCAAAAAATGA
- a CDS encoding PilZ domain-containing protein produces MFSHNALSQFSSYTNAKILLPTGEASTSLDCAIRLDVPPFLEAEFLTGQLPVDEIDLQGLCIISCESSGTVYKINARIEEILNERCLRLEAFDVTNPPQKRRFFRIDAEVSMKYWQIDQDEAQPGKAIMKKVNLSGCGIRFSTDEALQLDQLVRMELSFPDPYSNCVEAAGRVVRVISNGDHHQEAALDLVEIDAAEQEKIIRFCLAEQRRQIRFRVQVQARA; encoded by the coding sequence ATGTTCTCACACAATGCCCTGAGCCAATTTTCGAGCTACACCAACGCCAAGATCCTGTTGCCCACCGGGGAGGCTTCCACGTCCCTGGACTGCGCCATCCGCCTGGATGTGCCCCCGTTTCTCGAGGCCGAGTTTTTGACCGGGCAGCTGCCGGTCGACGAGATCGACCTGCAGGGGCTGTGCATCATCTCCTGCGAGAGCAGCGGGACGGTCTACAAGATCAACGCCCGCATCGAGGAGATCCTCAACGAACGCTGTCTGCGCCTGGAGGCTTTCGACGTGACCAATCCCCCGCAGAAAAGAAGGTTTTTCCGGATCGACGCCGAGGTCTCCATGAAATACTGGCAGATCGACCAGGACGAGGCGCAACCGGGCAAGGCGATCATGAAGAAGGTCAACCTGAGCGGCTGCGGCATCCGCTTTTCGACGGACGAGGCGCTGCAGCTCGACCAGCTGGTGCGGATGGAGCTCAGTTTCCCCGACCCCTACAGCAATTGTGTCGAAGCGGCCGGCCGGGTAGTGCGGGTGATCAGCAATGGCGATCATCACCAGGAGGCGGCTCTCGACCTGGTGGAGATCGACGCCGCGGAGCAGGAGAAGATCATCCGCTTCTGCCTCGCCGAGCAGCGCCGCCAGATCCGCTTCAGGGTGCAGGTCCAGGCTCGGGCCTGA
- the csrA gene encoding carbon storage regulator CsrA yields the protein MLVLTRKPGEGIIIGDNIKITVIEVKGGGIRIGIDAPAEMKIHRQEVYDRILAENKEATQWNLADLNELSDKLPSRKDKP from the coding sequence ATGCTGGTACTGACGAGAAAACCCGGTGAAGGGATCATCATCGGCGACAACATCAAAATCACCGTCATCGAGGTCAAGGGGGGCGGCATCCGCATCGGCATCGACGCCCCGGCCGAGATGAAGATTCACCGCCAGGAGGTCTACGACCGGATCCTGGCGGAAAACAAGGAGGCGACCCAGTGGAACCTTGCCGATCTGAACGAGTTGAGCGACAAACTGCCATCCCGCAAGGACAAGCCATGA
- a CDS encoding diguanylate cyclase yields MSHTALVIDRSQPAGEIARIADATALFDLVFTCSNTGEAIERLQHHPVDLVLCNWQAEGMDQEWAFFQALKKREDWVDIPVFLFAEKIDDNLQVLALESGADDCLDYRSSTRQIAARMRPHLGRKKRLDALRSDKRSLAQMALTDGLTGLYNRAYFDAGIDSEIARSRRSGQPFSLLLIDLDHFKSVNDTYGHPVGDQVLQSVAKVLKDSSRESDLVCRYGGEEFAVILPGTPLAMSYRVAERIRRRVAELCPDTISEGLSVSVSIGVSGCDASRDLNSRQLLEEADCALYTSKRNGRNRTEIFRPAKAKARAERFPIYLGGAVGYA; encoded by the coding sequence ATGAGCCATACCGCACTGGTTATCGACAGGTCGCAACCCGCCGGAGAGATTGCCCGCATCGCCGATGCGACGGCGCTGTTCGATCTGGTCTTCACCTGCAGCAACACAGGCGAAGCCATTGAGAGGCTGCAGCACCACCCGGTAGACCTGGTTCTCTGCAACTGGCAGGCGGAAGGCATGGACCAGGAGTGGGCATTCTTCCAGGCCCTGAAAAAGCGCGAGGACTGGGTCGACATCCCGGTTTTTCTGTTCGCCGAAAAAATCGATGACAACCTGCAGGTGCTGGCTCTGGAAAGCGGCGCCGACGACTGCCTCGACTACCGGAGCTCCACCCGCCAGATCGCCGCCCGCATGCGCCCGCACCTGGGCCGGAAAAAACGCCTCGACGCCCTGCGCTCCGACAAGCGGAGCCTTGCCCAAATGGCCCTCACCGACGGGCTCACCGGCCTGTACAACCGCGCCTATTTCGATGCCGGCATCGATTCGGAGATCGCCCGCAGCCGCCGGTCGGGGCAACCCTTTTCCCTGCTGCTGATCGACCTCGACCACTTCAAGTCGGTCAACGACACCTACGGCCACCCGGTGGGCGACCAGGTGCTGCAGTCCGTGGCGAAGGTGCTGAAGGATTCCTCCCGCGAGTCGGACCTGGTCTGCCGCTACGGCGGCGAGGAGTTCGCGGTCATTCTCCCGGGAACCCCGCTGGCCATGTCCTACCGGGTTGCCGAGCGCATCCGCCGGCGGGTCGCCGAGCTGTGCCCGGACACGATCTCCGAGGGGCTGAGCGTCTCGGTCAGCATCGGGGTCAGCGGCTGCGACGCCAGCCGCGACCTGAACAGTCGTCAACTTCTGGAAGAGGCCGATTGCGCCCTTTATACCAGCAAGCGCAACGGCCGCAACCGCACCGAAATCTTCCGGCCCGCCAAAGCCAAGGCCCGCGCGGAGCGCTTCCCCATCTACCTCGGCGGCGCCGTTGGCTACGCCTGA